A genomic stretch from Lathyrus oleraceus cultivar Zhongwan6 chromosome 2, CAAS_Psat_ZW6_1.0, whole genome shotgun sequence includes:
- the LOC127121713 gene encoding uncharacterized protein LOC127121713 has translation MPEDYQTTNNVMESNLTNMLLKDLNELLNLHGKKIEDYDLPSLPPNTIDRDAIPSIIQEELAIGIPNEDTESVSKLNNDQMIAFKTIINVIVQKHSGVFFVDGLGGTGKTFLYRTLMAILRSGGEIVLAIASSGIAATLLPDSRTAHSRFKIPIDIQPSAICGIQKQKDLANLIRVVAAIIWDEASMTNKNCLEALDRSIQDICSNSPPFGGKILIMGGYFGQVLLVVRKGIKA, from the coding sequence ATGCCAGAGGATTATCAAACAACTAACAATGTTATGGAATCAAACTTGACTAATATGTTGTTGAAGGACTTGAATGAGCTCTTAAACCTGCACGGTAAAAAAATTGAAGATTATGATCTCCCATCTTTACCCCCTAATACAATAGACAGAGATGCAATTCCAAGTATCATACAAGAGGAGTTAGCGATCGGTATCCCCAATGAAGATACTGAATCTGTTTCAAAGTTAAATAATGATCAAATGATTGCATTCAAAACCATTATAAATGTAATTGTTCAAAAACACAGTGGGGTATTTTTTGTTGATGGTCTAGGAGGAACGGGTAAAACATTCCTTTATCGAACATTAATGGCAATTTTAAGAAGTGGAGGAGAAATTGTCTTAGCAATTGCATCATCTGGTATAGCTGCAACATTGTTACCCGATAGTAGGACTGCACACTCTCGATTTAAGATACCTATTGATATACAACCGAGTGCCATTTGTGGTATTCAAAAGCAAAAAGATCTTGCAAATCTCATTAGAGTTGTTGCCGCAATAATTTGGGATGAAGCATCAATGACAAACAAAAATTGTTTGGAAGCCTTAGATCGATCAATACAAGACATTTGTAGCAACAGTCCTCCATTTGGTGGAAAAATTCTGATCATGGGGGGATATTTTGGTCAAGTTCTTCTTGTTGTAAGAAAAGGTATTAAGGCATAA
- the LOC127117801 gene encoding putative UDP-glucose flavonoid 3-O-glucosyltransferase 3 translates to MKKAEVVFIPLPVTSHIVSTLEFVKLLINRDNRLRITVLVMKLPHASETDYIKSLPITDSINVINLPEYSLPPNTPPSSAIVAHLEAQKPNVKQAVSNLAIERGENGVLAAFVVDMFCTSMIDIAKEFSVPTLVFFTSGVASLGLNLHLHTLRERDNVDVTRLQQLTELDIPSFENSVPLYSFPAIVVNKEWESMFMNYVRGLKNADGIIVNSFEELESYAVHSFLSHPDLAALQTIYPVGPILNPEPKTKGTVDSDDIIKWLDDQPPSSVVFICFGTRGSFDEDQVNEIAHAIENSGVRFVWSLRKPQPKGVMAMPSDYSISDLVKLLPEGFLDRTKEIGRIIGWAPQTQILSHPATGGFVSHCGWNSILESIYFGVPIATWPLFAEQQTNAFQLVYELKMAVEIALDYKVEFMGEPNYLLTADKIERGIRNVLDMDGEFRKKVKEMSQKSRKTMLEGGSSYTHLGRLINYIINHI, encoded by the coding sequence ATGAAGAAAGCAGAAGTGGTGTTTATCCCTTTGCCAGTTACAAGCCATATAGTTTCCACTCTCGAGTTCGTGAAGCTTCTAATCAACCGTGACAACCGTCTCCGAATAACCGTCTTAGTTATGAAACTCCCACACGCCTCAGAAACAGATTACATTAAATCTCTTCCAATCACCGATTCAATCAACGTCATCAACCTTCCAGAATATTCTCTTCCTCCAAACACTCCTCCAAGTTCCGCCATAGTTGCTCACTTAGAAGCTCAGAAACCAAACGTCAAACAAGCCGTCTCTAACCTCGCTATTGAAAGAGGAGAAAACGGAGTCCTCGCCGCCTTCGTTGTTGACATGTTCTGCACCAGTATGATTGATATTGCCAAAGAATTTTCCGTTCCTACGCTTGTTTTCTTCACTTCCGGCGTTGCTTCACTTGGTTTGAATCTTCATCTTCACACTCTCCGTGAACGAGACAACGTCGATGTGACTCGGTTGCAGCAACTCACTGAGTTGGATATCCCGAGTTTCGAAAACTCGGTTCCGTTATACTCGTTTCCAGCTATTGTGGTAAACAAGGAATGGGAATCGATGTTCATGAACTATGTAAGAGGTCTCAAGAACGCTGATGGTATTATTGTAAATTCATTTGAAGAGCTAGAATCCTATGCGGTTCACTCGTTTTTATCTCATCCTGATCTAGCTGCTTTACAAACTATATACCCGGTGGGGCCCATTTTAAACCCAGAGCCCAAAACCAAGGGTACCGTTGATTCAGATGATATCATCAAGTGGCTTGACGATCAACCTCCTTCCTCGGTAGTTTTCATTTGCTTTGGGACCAGGGGTTCTTTTGATGAGGATCAGGTTAACGAGATCGCACATGCTATTGAGAATAGTGGGGTCCGCTTTGTGTGGTCTCTGCGGAAACCTCAACCGAAGGGTGTCATGGCAATGCCCTCTGACTATTCTATTTCGGATCTGGTTAAGCTTTTACCCGAAGGATTTTTAGATCGAACGAAGGAGATTGGAAGGATAATAGGGTGGGCTCCACAGACTCAAATATTATCCCACCCAGCTACGGGAGGATTTGTTTCTCACTGTGGTTGGAATTCTATACTGGAGAGTATATATTTTGGTGTACCCATTGCCACATGGCCACTTTTTGCTGAACAACAAACTAATGCTTTTCAATTGGTGTATGAGTTGAAGATGGCTGTGGAGATTGCATTAGATTATAAAGTGGAGTTTATGGGTGAACCTAACTATCTTTTAACTGCGGACAAGATTGAAAGAGGAATAAGAAATGTGTTGGATATGGATGGAGAGTTCAGAAAGAAAGTGAAAGAGATGAGTCAGAAAAGTAGGAAGACGATGTTAGAGGGTGGATCTTCTTACACTCATTTAGGTCGTCTgattaattatataattaatcATATATGA
- the LOC127121714 gene encoding uncharacterized protein LOC127121714 gives MVEDVGEISKIDAQLEDFKKKAKFFGSPIAMVVLKTKTPTQWWESYGDEHPELQAFAIRVLSLTCSSSGCERNWSAFEMVHTKRRNRLKQKTMNDVVFVMTNSKLAEKKKNRKIKEYKFDDIESDNEWIVNNDEDFENEILDFTIENKDFEVVTTEGEDEIDAATAEGDNGIEATTENELEIHNLDDEFDGEEEDSRLDDQNALKDLLNDIF, from the exons ATGGTGGAAGATGTTGGTGAAATTAGCAAAATTGATGCACAACTTGAGGATTTTAAGAAAAAAGCAAAATTCTTTGGTAGTCCGATTGCAATGGTTGTACTCAAAACCAAAACTCCAACCCAATGGTGGGAGTCATATGGGGACGAGCATCCGGAGCTTCAAGCGTTTGCAATTCGCGTGTTAAGCTTAACTTGTAGTTCATCCGGATGTGAGAGAAATTGGAGTGCTTTCGAAATG GTTCACACAAAGAGGAGAAATCGTCTTAAGCAAAAGACGATGAATGATGTAGTTTTTGTTATGACCAATTCAAAATTAGCCGAGAAGAagaaaaacagaaaaataaaagagTATAAGTTTGATGACATTGAGTCTGATAATGAATGGATTGTCAACAATGATgaagattttgaaaatgaaatTTTAGATTTTACTATAGAAAATAAGGATTTTGAAGTTGTCACTACTGAAGGAGAGGATGAAATTGATGCTGCTACTGCTGAAGGGGATAATGGAATTGAAGCCACTACTGAAAATGAATTGGAGATTCATAACCTTGATGATGAgtttgatggagaagaagaagattctCGCCTTGATGATCAGAATGCCTTGAAAGATTTATTAAATGATATATTTTAG